The genomic segment AGTTTATGGACGGCAAGAGCGAGATGGACGTACACGCGCTGCTGGTACTGATGTGGGGGCAGTGGAATGAGGTGTTCCGGCGCACGCTGGGGCACGCTGAGCGCACCTATGTCAGCGAGCTGCGCGAAGTTCGCAACGGCTGGGAGGACCAAAAGACGTTTAGCAGCGACGACGCTGACCGTGGCCTCGACACGATGGTGCGGCTTTTGAACGCGGTGAGCGCCGCTCCCGAAGCCGCAGAACTCGAGCGCAGCAAACAGGAATTGCGCCGCCAAGTCTACGAGGAGCAGGCCCGGCGCGAGACCCGCAAGATCGCCAAGGTATCAGCAGTCGAAGGTACGCCTAACGCAGCCCTGAGACCGTGGCGCGAGCTGATCACCCCGCACAAAGACGTGGCGCGCGGCACCTACCGGCAGGCCGAGTTTGCCGCTGACTTGTGGCAGGTCTTTATCGGTGAGGGGGCAAGCAGCGAGTACATGGAGCCCACCGAGTTCTTCCGCCGCACCTACCTCACCGAAGGTTTAAAGGGGCTCCTGACGAACGCCCTACGGCGGCTTTCCGGTCGTGGCGGGGATCCGGTCGTCGAGCTTCAGACGAACTTCGGCGGCGGCAAGACGCACTCGATGCTGGCCTTGTATCACCTCGTCGGCGGCAAGAGCTTAAACGACCTGCCGGGGCTCGAGCCGGTTTTGGAACAGGTCGGGACAGCGCGCCCGAGCGGCGTCAAGCGGGTGGTTTTGGTCGGCAACAAGATTTCACCTGGGCAGCCGAGCCACAAAGCCGACGGCACCGTGGTGCGGACGCTCTGGGGCGAGATCGCCTACCAGCTCGGGCGGCGCGAAGGCTATGACATGCTGCGCGAGGCCGACGAGACCTCGACCAACCCCGGTGACGCGCTGCGCAAACTGTTTGTCAAGTACGGGCCGTGCCTCATCCTCATCGACGAGTGGGTGGCCTACGCGCGGCAGCTGCACAGCGAAAGCGACTTGCCCGGCGGAAGTTTCGAGACGCACTTCACCTTCGCGCAGACGCTCACCGAAGCCGCCAAAGCTGCGCCGCAGACCCTGTTGGTCGTCAGCATCCCGGCGAGCGAGTCGAACATGGGCGCGCCAGGGCAGGGCGGGACGCACATCGAAGTCGGGGGCGAGCGCGGGCAGTTGGCCTTGGAACGGCTCAAGAACGCCATCGGGCGGCTCGAGTCGGCGTGGCGTCCAGCGAGCAGCGACGAAAGTTTTGAGATCGTCCGGCGGCGCTTATTCCAAGAGATGAACCCCGACCAGTATCCACAGCGCGACGCGGTCATCAAGGCGTGCATGATGCTCTACCGCGACAACGCCGGTGAGTTCCCCGCAGCGACCCGTGAGGCCGAATACGAACGCCGGATGCGTGCGGCGTACCCGATCCATCCCGAGTTGTTCGAGCGGCTCTATACCGACTGGTCTTCGTTGGAGAAGTTTCAGCGCACGCGTGGGGTCCTGCGGCTGATGGCGGCGGTGATCCACGAGTTGTGGGAGCGACAGGACAAAAACCTGCTCATCTTGCCCGCGACCATCCCCATCGACGCGGCCCCGGTTCAGTCCGAGCTGACGCGCTACTTGGAGGACAACTGGCTGCCGGTGCTCGAGAAGGACGTAGACGGTCCCGACTCGCTGCCCTTAAAGCTCGACCGGGAGTACCCCAACCTGGGCCGCTACTCGGCGTGTCGGCGTGTGGCGCGCACGCTCTATCTGGGCTCCGCGCCGACGCTGCGCTCGGAGAACCGGGGCGTCACGGCGGAGACGGTCAAGCTGGGTTGCGCGCAACCGGGCGAGACCATCTCGACCTTTGGCGACGCGCTGCGGCGGCTGACCGACCAGGCCACACACCTCTACGTCAACAGCGAACGTTACTGGTACGCGACCCAGCCTAGCGTCTCGAGGCTTGCCCAAGACCGCTCCGGCGACCTCTCGGAAGACGCGGTATTTGAGGAGATCCGCGCCCGCCTGCAAACTGAAGCGGCGACACGCGCCGACTTCGCCCGCGTGCATGTGATGCCGGACTCGAGCAGCGACGTACCCAACGAACCGGGTGCGGGACTGGTTATCTTGGGGCCAAATTCGGCGCATATAGGCAAGGCCAGAGAGAGCGCCGCTCTGAGCGAAGCCGCGAAGCTTTTAGAGACGCGCGGCGGGGGCGCTCGCACCTATAAAAACACGCTTGTCTTCCTGGCCGCCGACGGGGCCAGGTTGAAAGACCTCGAGGGGGCCGTCCGCGCTTACCTCGCCTGGAAGTCCATCGAAACCGACGCCAAGCAGGAGCTGCTTAACCTCGATACCTTCCAGCGCAATCAGGCTAGAACCAAGGTGGCGGACGCGGACAAGACCGTCAGCTCCCGCATCCCCGAGGCTTTTCAGTGGCTCCTTATCCCCAGCCAACCCGATCCGCGCGGCGCGGTGATGTGGGAGGATTTGCGGCTGACGGCGAAAGAGGGTCTGGTGACGCGCGCGGCCAAACGCCTGCGGGCCGACGACTATTTGATCACCGTGTTGGCCGGTACGCTGCTCAGGCGTGAGCTCGACGGCGTACCGCTCTGGCGCGATAACCACGTCGGCCTCAAACAGCTCGCCGAAGACTTTGCCAGCTATTTGTACCTGCCGAGGCTCAAGGACTCACAGGTGCTGCTCCAAGCGGTCAGAGACGGTCTGAGGCTGCTCACCTGGTCGGTCGAGTCGTTTGCTTACGCCGACGGCTACGACCCCGAAAAGGGGCGCTATCTGGGCCTTCGCACCGGTGACGTCCCCCTTGACCTCAATAAGGGGTTACTCGTGCACCCTGACGTTGCCGCTCGGCAATTTGAAGCCGAACGGGTGATAACAGACCCTGACCCGCTCACCCTACCTCCCCCTGACGCCGCAGCAGACCCGCTTGGGCCTGGCCCGAATCCACCTCTACCACCCAAAGAGGCGGAGCTTAAGCGGTTTTACGGCTCCGTCAAGCTAAGTTCGACCCGCTTCATCCGAGACGCTAGCAGCATCGCCGATGCGGTCGTGCAGCACTTGAGCAGCCTCGAGGGGGCCGAGGTCGAGATTACGCTCGAGCTGCGCGCCCGTTTCGACAAAGGTGCGCCGGAGCATGTGGTACGCACCGTGACGGAGAATAGCCGCACGCTCAGGTTCACGAACGCCGGGTTTGAGGAAGAGTAGTGTTAGGTCTAGAGCCCTACGTTCAGCGAATTAGCTTTCGCTAGCATCGAGACGGGCCGTTTTAGCTCTAGCCGTAACCCGCATGCCGGACACGACCGTCATCTAAACGGTCCGCTCTGCCCAAGGTCTTCAATTTAGAGTTGCACTAAGTTTCCTCAGGTGTAGTCAGATGAGGGTTCTTGCTGTCAATATCCGTGAAGCTGTACTGCCCAGCAAGCACTGCGGCTACCAAAAACCACATGAGCTTTGACCATAATTTTGACCATAACGGTATCGTAAAAGTAGGCTTTGAAGCGTGGCGGACCGTGACGTCGGTAGTGTCTGTGAGGGGCATCTAGGACATTCGGTGACACAGCGTTACGGCTACGATTTGCTTTGCAAGCAGAGGGTCATCGGTTCGAGTCCGATAGGCTCCACCATAAGAACAGCGGTATAGAAGGAGTATAGAAGGAAATCGCCACTGGACGGTGTTCAATGGGCGGTGTCCGTAGCGGAGATGCTTGGCTGCTCAGCCGCCCCGCCCGCCGCGGCCGATTCCGCTCGGGGCGGGCGGCTGGGGGCGCGCTTGGGATGAGGGTGCCTGCTTGCCCGCCTCACCGCGCACGCCGCCGGTTTCGACCAGGCGCGCGAACTCCTTGGCGTCTACCGCCCGCGCCATGCCCGTTTCAAAGGAGATGGTGCGCCTGAGGTGCAGCTCGGCCAAGCAGGCGTCCATGGTGAGCATGCCGAGCTGGCCGCCCATCTGGATAGCGGAGAGGATCTGGTGGGTCTTGCCCTCGCGGATCAGATTGCGGACCGCCGGGGTGGCGATCAGGAACTCGTAAGCGAGCACGCGGCCGCCCCCGCCCGCCTTGGGCACGAGCTGCTGGGTGAGGATGGCCTGGAGGTTGTTGGCGAGCTGCACCCGGACCTGAGCCTGTTGGGCCTCGGGGAAGACGTCGATGATGCGGTCGACGGCCTCGGGCGCCGAGTTGGTGTGCAAGGTGCCCATGACCAGGTGGCCGGTCTCGGCGGCGGTCACGGCGGCGCCGATGGTCTCGTGGTCGCGCATCTCACCGACCAAGATCACGTCGGGCGCTTGACGCAGGGCGGCCCGCAGGGCCTTCTGAAAGCCCAAAGTATCCTCGCCGATCTCACGCTGGTTGACGATCGAGTTCTGGTGTTGATGGAAAAACTCGATGGGATCTTCGATGGTGACGATGTGTTTATGGTACTCCTTGTTGATGAGGTCGATCATAGCCGCCAGGGTGGTGGACTTGCCCGACCCCGTCGGCCCGGTCACCAGGACCAGGCCCCGAGGCTGCCGGGCCACGTCGGCGACGGTCTTGGGCAGGCCCATCTTGTCGAAGCCGAGGACCTCCTCGGGGATCATCCTGAGGACGCCGCCGATCGCGCCCCGCTGGAAATAGGCGTTGACCCTGAAGCGGCCGTAGCCGGTCAGTTGAAAGGCGAAGTCGAGCTCCTTGGTCTCCTCGAAGGTGCGCTGCTTTTTTTCGTCCATCATCGAGTACATGAGGCGCCGGGTGAGGTTGGGGTTCAAGGGGCCGTACTCGGTCTTGCACCACTCGCCGCCCAGGCGCAGCATCGGCGGCAGGCCGACGGTGAGGATCAGGTCCGACGCCCGGCGCTCCACCGAAAGTTTGAGGAGATCGACGATGTCGGCCTCGTCTTGCGTTTCCTTCTTGTCCACAGCTTCTCCCCTCGCAGCAAAATTAACCATTTTGAATTTTCAGTTTTGGATCTAGTCCGTCGTCCGCGCCAGGACCTCCTCGAGCGTGGTGATCCCCGTGAGCGCCTTGGCGACACCGTCGTCGCGCAGGGTGAGCATGCCGCGCGCCATTGCCAGCGCCTTGATCTCGCCGGCGGACTTGCCCTGGACGATGGCCGTCTCGACGGCGTCGTCGACGACCAGGAACTCGTGGATGGCGTGGCGGCCGTTGTAGCCCGAACCGTTACAGTGGTCGCAGCCGACGCCGCGCACCAGCTTCTTGCCCTTGATCTGCTCGTCGGTCATGCCGAGGTAGCGCAGGACCTCGGGCGCGGGCGTATAGGCGACCCTACAGCCCGTGCAGACCTTGCGCACCAGGCGCTGGGCGAGCACGCCCAGAAGCGAGGCCGAGACGTTGAAGGGCTCGACGCCCATCTCCTGGAGGCGCGTCACCGCACCGGCGGCGTCGTTGGTGTGCAGCGTGGCGATCAGGAGGTGGCCGGTCAAGGCGGCCTCGACGGCGGTCTTGGCGGTTTCGGTGTCGCGGATCTCGCCGACCATGATGATGTCCGGGTCCTGGCGCAAGAAGGCGCGCAGGGCTCTAGCGAAGTCCATGCCGGCCTTGACGTTGACCTGGGTCTGGTTGATGCCGGGGATCTCGTACTCGACGGGGTCCTCGATGGTGGTGACGTTGACCTCGGGCGTGGCGATGCGCTTCAGGATCGAAAAGGTGGTAAAGGACTTGCCCGAGCCCGTCGGGCCGGTGATGAGCAACATACCGTAGGGCTTGTGGATCACCCCCTCGAAGCGCGTGAAGTTGTGGTCGGCGAAGCCGAGCTGCTCGATGTCGGGAATGCTGGCAGCCTTCTTGAGGATGCGCATGACCGTCTTTTCGCCGTAGACGGTGGGCAGGGTCGAGAGGCGCAGATCGACGTCCAAGGCCTTGTCCTTGAAGCGCACCCGGCCGTCCTGGGGCAACCTGCGCTCGGCGATGTTCAAGCCGCCCATGATCTTGATCCTAGCGGCGAGCGCGCCGGCCGTGGCCTTGGGCATGGTCATGTACTCGCGCAAGGTGCCGTCCTTGCGCACCCGCACCACCACCTTGTCGGGCCGGGGCTCTAAGTGGATGTCCGAGATGTCGCCGAGGACGGCCTCGCGGATGATGTTGTTGACCACCTTGACCACGGCGTTATCGTCGATGGCCGAGTTGTCCAGGAGCTCGAGCGTCTCCTTCTGCTTGGGGCCGACCTCGTCCAAAAGGGCCCGGGCGAGCTCGCCCAGGTCCTCGCCGCTGCGGTAGAAGCGGTTGATGAGGCTGACAAGCGTCTCCTCGGTGGCCACCACCGGCCTGATCTCCTTGCCGGTGATCAGCTTGACATCGTCCAAGGCAAAGACGTGGCGGGGGTCTTTCATGGCCAGGACCAGACTGTTGCCGTCCAGCCTGACGGGCATCACCGTGTAGCGCCTGGCGGTGGTCTCGGGGAGCAGTTTGGCGGCGGCGGGGTCTACTTGGACCTTGCCGGCTTCGATGAACTCGTAGCCCAGCTGCATGGCCAGGCTGCGGGCCAGCATCTCGGGGGAGACCTTGCCGGACTGGACCAGCGTGTCCTCGAGCCGGTTGCCGCCCGGGCGGCGACGGTTCAGCGCCTCGTCGATGTCTCCCGGCGAGACGTAGCCGAGGTCGATAAGCACCTCGCCAAGCGACCTCGCGCCGCCGCTCTTCTGCTGCGCCCCCAAGGCCCAGCGGAGCTGCTCGCGCTTGATCGCGCCGTGCCTGACGAGCGTCTCGCCCAGATGCTCCTTCTCGCCCCTGTAGACGGCTTCGATGAGCTTGCGCACCTCCGACTCGGGCGCGCACACGAACGATACGGGGCTGCTCATGACGGCGAGCAGGTCGCCTGCCGTGCGCGGGTCGCTGAGGGCGACGACGAGCTTGCCGTCCTCTTGGTAGGGCGCCGCTCTGTAGGGCGCCGCGCCAAAGCGCACGGCGTCGAGGCGCAGGAGGGCGGCGCTCAGCCCCTCCTGCTCGCCGCGCGGCTCGAGCGTCTCTACAAAAGGCAGCCGCGCCTGCTTGGCGAGGAGCGCGGCGAGTTGCACCTCGTCCAAGAGGCCCTCCTGGGCGAGCACGCGCCCGAGGAGCCCGCCCGTGCGCCGCTGCCGCGCCAGGGCGGCCTCGAGCTGCGCCGCGCTGAGGAGGCCCTCGTTCACGGCCAAGGCGCCCAGGCGGCTGCCCGGATCGACGGCCAGGTCTTCGGGAGGCTCCAAGCCCAGTTCGGGGTAGTAAGTGGCGAGCCCCCACTGCAGTTCCTTGTGCAGTACCCCGTGGGGTTCGACGCTGCAGCCCGAGGCACTCTCGATCTTTTCGATCTCCGGGGCGTCCAGCGGGTTCAAGAAGGCCACGCGCAGGTGCTGGTCCTCCAAGGAAAAGGCCAGCGCGCCGACCTCCTTGGCGAGCGCGGCGGGCACCTTTGCCAGCGCCTCGGCCGCGACATGTAAGCGCGGCAGGTGGACGAGCGGGATGCCCAGAGACTCCTCGACCGCCCTGCTCAGGCGCCGCTCGCAGATCGCACCGGTGGACACCAGGACATCGGCGAGCCGCCCGCCCGTCTCCGCCTGCCGGCCGATCACCCTCTTCAGGGTCTCGTCGCTCAGGTAACCCTGTTCCAAGAGCACCGCGCCGAGGCGCTTATCGCCAAGGGACAGGGTCGCCACGTTGCCTCCCCAGAATCATCCTCTCGAGCCGGCGCAAGAGGCGCGTGTGCGGCAACCTGCCCGCCGACAGCGGCTCGACCAGGATCGAGGTCATGCCCGCCAGGTTCGCCCCGAGCACGTCGGTGAAGAGCTGGTCACCCACCATGGCGGTCTGCCGGGGGGGCGTACCCAGCAGGTCGAGGCCCCGCCTGAAGGCCGCCTGCGAGGGCTTGCCTACCATGGCGAAGCCCTGGACGCCGAGCAGTGCCGCGTAGTGCTTGACGCGGGCCGAGGTGCCGTTGGAGAGGATGAGCAGGGGTATGCCGCTCTCGCGCAGGCTGAGGGCCCAGGCCGTGAAGCGCGCGTCCAAGTCCACCAGACCCGCACCGGTTGAAGCGACCCCGGTTGAAGCGACCAGGGTGTCATCAAGATCGACCATGACCGCCCGCAGCCCGTGTGCCTTCAGCAATTTGGGGGTGACCTCGTGAACGGCTGTGACGACCAGCTTCGGTTTTAACATCTCGGCTTATACCCTAGCACGGCAAGGGTCTTCAGGAGGCGCCTCGGCTGCCGCGCCGGAGCCGAATGACTGACGTGACACTCGAGGCCGGACCCGGTGGAGTGGTGATTAGGAATTTCGCCCCAGCTTCATGGCTATGCACTACAGTTGTTCCTAGCGGCGGTGCCCTACAATCAAGGTTACGGAGGTGGTATCAGGTATAAGGGTGGTATCAGGTATAAGCAGGATTTCCAAACCGTTTTTCGCTGTTCGTTTCCCCTGCAGTTCACGTCGTGAAAGATCCCTGTTGATTCTAATTCAAGCAAGAAAGTGATGGCAATCATGAAAAAGTTGTCCAAAGTTGTTGGTCTGGCCGCTGTTCTGATGTTCGTCCTGGCCTTCGCACAGCAAGCTATGGTGGAGGTTCAGGTTTCTGAAGACGCTACCTTGGGTGAATACCTCACCGACGCCGAAGGGCGGACCCTTTATCTGTTCCTCAATGACGCCAACGGTGATGAAGGCATGATGGACGAAGACACCATGGGTGAAGGCGTCACCGGTGGCGAAGGTGTTACCGGCGGCGAAGGTGTCACCGGTGGCGAAGGCGTCACCGGTGGCGAAGGCGTCATGGGTGAAGGCGTGACTGGTGGCGAAGGCATGACCGACGACATGGCCATGATGAGCGGTAGCGGCATGAGCACCTGTTACGACCAGTGTGCCGAGCGGTGGCCGCCTCTGCTGGTCGAAGGTGAAGCCGTAGCCGGTGAAGGCGTCGACGAGTCGCTCCTGGGCACGACCGAGCGTGATGACGGCACCACTCAGGTCACCTACAACGGCTGGCCCCTGTACTACTTCGCCGACGACGAAAACCCCGGTGACACCAATGGGCAGGACGTTGGCGGGCGTTGGTACGTGGTTTCCCCCGAAGGCAATCCGGTCATGGATATGGAACCGATGATGGACATGGAAGAAGACATGGACATGGAAGAGGACATGGAAGATGACACGGAGGGCGAAGGCGTCACCGGTGGTGAAGGCGTAACCGGTGGTGAAGGCGTAACCGGCGGCGAAGGCGTAACCGGCGGTGAAGGCGTAACCGGCGGTGAAGGCGTAACCGGCGGTGAAGGCGTAACCGGCGGTGAAGGCAACTAAGGCCCTGATGGTCTGATCCGAGTCACGCCTGCGTTGACTCAGCTACTGTAATTGAGGACCGGGGTAAAGAGCCCCGGTCCTTTCTTTATCGGCTTCTTTCAGGAGCTCGAGCCGCTGCTGCCGGGCCTAGAGGGAGCAGCCCCGTCCGGACGGGCTCGAGCCCTGGGTATTCGGTAGACAATCCCGGCGCTGAGCGCCCACCACGCCAGGTGGCTGTACTGCGCGGACTCGAACCAGGTCAAGCAATAAACGAGGTAGACGACGGCCAGGACCTCCAGCCCGCTCCGGGCGGGGTTGCGCAAGGTGCTGAAAAGGGCGTAGCCAAAGAGCGCGGCGTAGAGCAAAAGCCCGACCACCCCCACCGACACGGTGAGGTCCAAGACGAGGTTGTGCGCCTTGTTGGTGAGCACCCCGCCGCCGTACTCCTGGCCATCCGTCCCGATATAGCGGAAACTGTTGTTGTTGACGCTCACGATCTCGGCGACGGGCACCCCTTCCGAGAGACGGTAGCGGTATCTGTCCCAGTCGGCGACAAAGGGCCAGGAGAGCCCAAAGCCGTTGAAGCCCCAGCCGAACATCGGCCGCTCGGTGATAGCGCGAAGCGCGGTTTCCCAGAGGTGGGTGCGCGCCGAGGAGAGGGTGCGCGGGTCGGCTTGTACGGAGGGAAAGTCGCGGTAGCGGAGGGTTTGCAGGCTGTTCGCGCCCTCGAACAGCCCGAAGGTCAGGCCGGTGAGAACGACGGCCCAGAGGAGCGTTCGTCGTGTCGGCGCGCGACCCCAAAAGCGCCACACCAGATAGACGAAACCGGCGATGAAGGCAAGGGTCACGCCGCGGGTCGAGGTGGCCCAGAGCGCCAGGGTGATGAGAGTGTAGCCGGGCCAAGCGAGCTGGGGTTTGAGCCAGCCGCGCAACAGGCCTACGAGCGCGAGCATCGACGCGGCCGCGAGAACGAAGCCGGCGTGACCGCGACTGGTGAAAAAGCCGCCGGGCATCTGGTCTTGACGCATGGTGCTGACCAGCAGGGTGGGGTAGCGTGCGCTCACCTGCCCGGAGGTGGCGGTGTAGTCGAGCCGCCAGTCGAACACTTGGGGAAAGATGCCGCCGGCCAGCAGAACGCTGCCCGCCAAGATGCCCAAGAGCTGGACGCGAAACAGCCTCGGGTTGAGCTGCAGCACCAGGGCGTTGCTGAGGAAGAAGGCCCCGACCAGCAGCCAGTAGAGCCAGCCGTCGCCCATCTCCGGATGGGCGCGCAACGAGCTCTGCGGCGACGGGCTCAAAAAGGTCGTGACCAGACCCGAGAGGAGGAAGAGCGTCCACAGCAGCCCGGCCCATCGCAAGGCAGGAGACGGAGCCAGAGGCGACTGCTGTAGCGACTGCTGTAGCGACTGCTTTAGAAGGCGCCCGAGCAGGCCGGACTGAAGGCTCAGCCGGAAGAGCAGCAGAAAGCCGAGGTTCAGCAAGGTGATGACGGCCACCACCACCACTTTGGGCGAGGTCCATATCTCGCCGCGGCCGGAACCCCAGGGATTGATGGCGACCAGGCTCAGGCCAAACAGGGCCCCGTAAATAACCATCGGTGCCAGCGCTTGCAGTCTCCGCACGTTCGCATCCTAGCATGGCGAGACGGGCGATCCGCTCCCCCTTGGATCACCCGCCCATCGTCCCTTGGAGGCGGTATGGGTGTCGGCGGCCAAGGGAGGGCTCGAGGACAGAGCTCGAGCCCTCGGCACTGGATCCGACACGGGCTTAACGGACGGGCTTAGCGGACGGGCTTGTCTGCTCGAGGCGGGCTCTCCTTGACCTCGGTAGCGACGATGAACTGCACCTTGAGGGCGAGCGCCACGACCACGGCGACGATGACAAAGGGCGTGGCCTGCCACAGGAGCACCAGGCCGAGGAGCACGGCCAGCGTCACCGGGATACGCAGCAGCGTCCGGTCGTCGGCGCTCCTCAAGATCAACTGCCGGTCGTTGCCCCGTTCGACGAGCCTGCTCAGCGCACGGGCCAGTTCCCGGAGGAGTCCCATCAGGGAGGCCAAGAAGGGGCGGCTGGATTTGGCACCGGGCCGAGGGGTGAAGGGAGCTTGATCGGTCATGTCTTTCCTCCTTTGGGAGCTTGAGCTTTCGGGTCGCTGCCTGGGCTCGGGGCCCAGGAAGTCCTAGGAAGTCCTAGGAAGTCCAGAGGCAGTCTTGGGCTTAGAACGGCTCGTCAAGCACCTTGCTCGCTTGCCCGGCGCCTTCTTGCGAGGCTTCTTGCGAGCTTTCGGCCGGGCGCTCGACGGTGATGGTCAGGTTGGCGACGAGCGCGGCGATGGCGCCGATGGAGGCCCAGACGGGCAGGAGCACCGTGCCGATCACCCCGACGGTGAGAGGGATCTCGATGAGCGTCTTGCCCTCTTCGTTCTTGAAGGTGATGCGGCGGATGTTGCCTTCGCGCACGAGCTCCTTGACCTTGGCCACCACGGCCTCGCCGCTGACCTTGAACTCCTCGGTGATGACGCGCTCTTCACCGGCCTTGTCGTGGGTCGTCTCGTTGTCCGTCATGATGCTCCTTTTTTACCTTTTGATTTTTTACCTTTTGACCTTGCGCCTGTAAGCCTTTGTAGGCCTTCTCGCGCCTGGCCTGTCCAGGCGCCGATGAGATCAGTCTAGGAGGCGACGGGGTGAGTTGTCGTCACCCTTAGGGGTGAGCAGGGATGAGCCCAGGGTGAAGGCGCCGGCCTCGAGGCGCCGAGATGACAAGACGAAGTGTCGAGATGTCGAGCAGCCGAGGCTAGAGCAGGGCGAGTTCGCGCGCTCTGAGGGTTGCCTGCGTCCGGCTGCTCACGCCGAGCTTGCCGTTGATGTTCTTGCTGTGGGTCTTTACGGTATTGAGCGAGATGGCGAGACGCCGGGCGATCTCTTTGTTCGAACATCCTGCCGCGATGAGCCTGAGCACCTCGAGCTCGCGCTCCGATAGGGGCTCGAGCCGGTCTCCCCCTGTGGGCGGAGCCGCGCCGGCCCCTTTACCGGGCTCCTCGAAGTCATGAAAGAGGCGGCTCTGTTGCTCCAGCGATAGCCCCCGCGCGACCGCCTGCTCGAGCAGGTCGGGCAGGGGCGCGGCGCTGCCCGAGGCGTGCAAGAACGCCGTCAACTCCCGGCGGATCGCCTCGCCCTGGGGGTGCGCCTCGATCATCTCGGCGGCGCCGGCAAGGTCCTCGCCCAGCAGCGCGTGGCGCAGGGCCTCGGCCGGATAGCCGCTGTCTTTAAACCAGCGGCTCGCCCGGCGGTGAAGCGTCGGCGGGAGGTCCGGCCTCGCCTGGCTGAGGCGGTGCCCCAACAGGTCCAGGAAAAACGCCTGGTAGCGGTACCAGTCCCGCCGGTTGTCCAAGGGGAGGATGAAGAGGTTGTCCCGCTCGAGCCTCTCCAAGCGCGCCTGGCTCCCCTCCAGGCCCGTCACGGCGTCGCAGAGGGGGCCAGACAGGCGCGTTAGGACCGAGGTCAGGACGAGGAAGTTCTGCATGTCGTCCGGCTGGCGCATCAACACCTCCTCGGTCAGGTAGTCGAGGACGAAGCGGTCGGTGCCGGTAAAGGTCTCGATAAAGCCGGACACCTCCTCGCGCCCCTGCAGCGACAGCGCGGCGAGCTGCAGGCCCGCGATCCAGCCCTCGCTGCGCCTGGCGAGCTCCGCGGCGTCCTCTTTGGAGAGCTTGA from the Deinococcota bacterium genome contains:
- a CDS encoding O-antigen ligase family protein; the encoded protein is MRRLQALAPMVIYGALFGLSLVAINPWGSGRGEIWTSPKVVVVAVITLLNLGFLLLFRLSLQSGLLGRLLKQSLQQSLQQSPLAPSPALRWAGLLWTLFLLSGLVTTFLSPSPQSSLRAHPEMGDGWLYWLLVGAFFLSNALVLQLNPRLFRVQLLGILAGSVLLAGGIFPQVFDWRLDYTATSGQVSARYPTLLVSTMRQDQMPGGFFTSRGHAGFVLAAASMLALVGLLRGWLKPQLAWPGYTLITLALWATSTRGVTLAFIAGFVYLVWRFWGRAPTRRTLLWAVVLTGLTFGLFEGANSLQTLRYRDFPSVQADPRTLSSARTHLWETALRAITERPMFGWGFNGFGLSWPFVADWDRYRYRLSEGVPVAEIVSVNNNSFRYIGTDGQEYGGGVLTNKAHNLVLDLTVSVGVVGLLLYAALFGYALFSTLRNPARSGLEVLAVVYLVYCLTWFESAQYSHLAWWALSAGIVYRIPRARARPDGAAPSRPGSSGSSS
- a CDS encoding DUF4342 domain-containing protein; translation: MTDNETTHDKAGEERVITEEFKVSGEAVVAKVKELVREGNIRRITFKNEEGKTLIEIPLTVGVIGTVLLPVWASIGAIAALVANLTITVERPAESSQEASQEGAGQASKVLDEPF
- a CDS encoding LuxR C-terminal-related transcriptional regulator, with the protein product MPSTLLTTKLHPPPKRERQVTRERLLAALEEGVKGRLTLVSAPAGYGKSTLLSSWYDRTDKDVAWLSLDEADNDPRRFLGYLLAALQRVDETLREAGSAVATLDPDDSGAVLTFILNDLAHNEDDLVLVLDDYHAITSEAVHGAVRFLLEHSPAQFHLILGTRSDPPLALARRRVRRELRELRGEDLRFGEEEVQSFLDVMNLKLSKEDAAELARRSEGWIAGLQLAALSLQGREEVSGFIETFTGTDRFVLDYLTEEVLMRQPDDMQNFLVLTSVLTRLSGPLCDAVTGLEGSQARLERLERDNLFILPLDNRRDWYRYQAFFLDLLGHRLSQARPDLPPTLHRRASRWFKDSGYPAEALRHALLGEDLAGAAEMIEAHPQGEAIRRELTAFLHASGSAAPLPDLLEQAVARGLSLEQQSRLFHDFEEPGKGAGAAPPTGGDRLEPLSERELEVLRLIAAGCSNKEIARRLAISLNTVKTHSKNINGKLGVSSRTQATLRARELALL
- a CDS encoding DUF4342 domain-containing protein, which produces MTDQAPFTPRPGAKSSRPFLASLMGLLRELARALSRLVERGNDRQLILRSADDRTLLRIPVTLAVLLGLVLLWQATPFVIVAVVVALALKVQFIVATEVKESPPRADKPVR